Proteins found in one Paenibacillus borealis genomic segment:
- the yfmH gene encoding EF-P 5-aminopentanol modification-associated protein YfmH, producing the protein MEKLHYERLQETLYHEVMDNGLQVYVLPKPSFLKTYATFATKYGSVDNHFKVAGGEETTVPDGIAHFLEHKMFEEPEGDIFATFASNGASANAFTSFDQTVYLFSATENIEQNLSTLVDFVQRPYFTDENVEKEKGIIGQEINMYADNPDWRVYFGLIEAMYAKHPVHIDIAGTIESISTITKETLYTCYNSFYHPSNMLLFIVGGVDPEKVFELIRSNQNGKTYEKQGEITRIFEQEPHEVASKHVESRLAVSIPKMMFGFKEKVDGLTGEAAVRRDLTTRLMLDLLLGSSTALYQKLYDEELISDSFGHEFNSSPQYAFSAIGGDTKDPGLLLDRIKEEVGLIQAAGFAEKDFERARKKKIGGYLRMLNSPESIAHEFTRYQFRGGDLFEVLPLYESITLDEVNARLHDHVDWEQLAVSLVVSP; encoded by the coding sequence GTGGAAAAGCTCCATTACGAAAGACTTCAAGAAACACTTTATCATGAGGTTATGGATAACGGTCTGCAGGTATATGTGCTGCCGAAGCCGTCTTTTCTCAAAACCTACGCTACCTTTGCGACCAAATACGGTTCTGTAGACAATCACTTCAAGGTAGCCGGGGGCGAAGAAACCACAGTGCCTGACGGAATTGCCCACTTCCTGGAGCACAAAATGTTCGAAGAGCCGGAAGGCGATATCTTTGCCACCTTTGCTTCAAACGGTGCATCTGCGAATGCATTTACCAGCTTTGACCAGACGGTATACCTTTTCTCGGCGACGGAGAACATTGAGCAGAATCTCAGTACCCTCGTTGATTTTGTGCAGCGTCCTTATTTCACGGATGAGAATGTGGAGAAGGAAAAAGGGATCATCGGCCAGGAAATTAACATGTACGCGGATAACCCGGACTGGCGTGTGTATTTCGGGCTGATCGAGGCCATGTATGCTAAGCATCCGGTCCATATTGATATTGCCGGAACGATCGAGTCCATTTCAACCATCACCAAAGAAACGCTGTATACCTGTTACAATTCCTTCTACCATCCCAGCAATATGCTGCTGTTCATTGTCGGCGGTGTCGATCCGGAGAAGGTATTTGAACTGATCCGCAGCAATCAGAATGGTAAAACCTACGAGAAGCAGGGTGAAATTACCCGCATCTTCGAGCAGGAGCCGCATGAGGTGGCATCGAAGCATGTGGAGAGCCGGCTCGCGGTCTCCATTCCCAAAATGATGTTCGGGTTCAAGGAAAAAGTAGATGGCCTCACGGGTGAAGCGGCAGTACGCCGTGATCTGACCACCAGACTGATGCTGGATCTGCTGCTTGGCAGCAGTACGGCGCTGTATCAGAAGCTCTATGATGAGGAACTGATCTCTGACAGCTTCGGCCATGAATTCAACAGCTCCCCGCAGTATGCTTTCTCGGCTATCGGCGGCGATACCAAAGATCCGGGCCTGCTCCTTGACCGGATCAAAGAAGAGGTTGGCCTTATTCAGGCGGCGGGCTTCGCGGAGAAGGATTTCGAGCGTGCCCGCAAAAAGAAGATCGGCGGCTATCTGCGAATGCTGAATTCGCCGGAGAGCATTGCCCACGAGTTCACCCGTTACCAGTTCCGCGGGGGAGATCTGTTCGAAGTGCTTCCGCTGTACGAGTCGATTACGCTGGACGAAGTCAACGCGCGCCTGCATGATCATGTGGACTGGGAACAGCTGGCCGTGTCGCTTGTGGTGAGCCCTTAA
- the yfmF gene encoding EF-P 5-aminopentanol modification-associated protein YfmF: protein MTNNGFQHGSAAGMRIHVLPTKAFKTFAISLYAGVPLDENTVTPTALVPFVLRRGTASYPETTQFRERLEELYGAGFGFDIYKRGDYQIVQFRMDTINDSFVQSKESLLGESFAFLGEVLTRPLLEDGSFRASYVATERETVRKKLEAIVNDKIRYAAERCIEEMCRREPYRLHPLGQRADLDAITPESLYQSYNSWLNGATLDLYVVGDTTPEEVEKLVIANFGRAHHSESAPYTSDFTPVTVTEVRTVEEKLDVNQGKLNMGLRTSITYKDDRYASALMYNGILGGYPHSKLFVNVREKESLAYYASSRYDGHKGIGTIQSGIETQNYGKAVDIIRKQLDELKAGNISDLELSQTKAMIRNLLSEIQDSAFEMISFDFNRQLSGKDRSAQELMDQVDHIGAEEVKAAADTFQLDTIYFLTGKEE, encoded by the coding sequence TTGACAAATAATGGATTTCAACATGGCAGCGCTGCAGGCATGCGCATACACGTTCTGCCTACCAAGGCGTTCAAGACGTTCGCCATTTCACTTTATGCCGGCGTTCCGCTTGACGAAAATACCGTCACCCCTACAGCGCTGGTTCCTTTTGTGCTCCGCCGGGGCACAGCATCCTACCCCGAAACCACCCAGTTCCGCGAACGCCTTGAGGAGCTTTACGGTGCCGGTTTCGGCTTCGACATTTACAAACGCGGCGATTATCAGATCGTGCAGTTCCGGATGGACACGATCAATGATTCCTTTGTACAGAGCAAGGAGAGCCTGCTCGGAGAATCATTCGCTTTTCTGGGCGAAGTATTGACCCGGCCTTTGCTTGAGGATGGAAGCTTCCGCGCTTCTTATGTAGCGACAGAACGCGAAACCGTCCGCAAGAAGCTGGAAGCGATCGTGAACGATAAAATCCGCTATGCGGCAGAACGCTGCATTGAGGAAATGTGCCGCCGGGAACCTTATCGTCTGCATCCGCTCGGACAAAGAGCCGACCTGGATGCCATCACACCGGAATCGCTGTACCAGTCCTATAACTCCTGGCTGAATGGAGCGACACTTGATCTGTATGTGGTGGGTGATACTACACCGGAGGAAGTGGAGAAGCTGGTTATCGCCAACTTCGGCCGCGCCCATCATTCCGAATCTGCGCCGTACACCTCGGACTTCACCCCGGTAACGGTTACGGAAGTGCGGACGGTGGAGGAGAAGCTGGATGTCAATCAAGGCAAGCTGAATATGGGTCTGCGCACCTCAATCACCTACAAGGACGACAGATACGCCTCTGCGTTAATGTACAACGGCATCCTCGGCGGATATCCGCACTCGAAGCTGTTCGTCAACGTGCGTGAGAAAGAGAGCCTGGCCTATTATGCCTCCTCCCGTTATGACGGACACAAGGGGATCGGGACGATTCAGTCGGGCATTGAGACCCAAAATTACGGCAAGGCCGTTGATATTATCCGCAAGCAGCTGGATGAGCTGAAGGCCGGCAATATCAGTGATCTGGAGCTGAGCCAGACCAAGGCGATGATCCGCAACCTTTTATCCGAAATTCAGGATTCCGCATTTGAGATGATTTCGTTTGATTTCAACCGCCAGTTATCCGGCAAAGACCGTTCTGCACAGGAACTGATGGATCAGGTAGACCACATTGGAGCGGAAGAAGTGAAGGCAGCGGCCGACACCTTCCAGCTTGATACGATTTATTTCCTGACAGGGAAGGAGGAATAG
- the sleB gene encoding spore cortex-lytic enzyme, with the protein MTKHKQWIFAVLTLALAAAPFAGVFFEDRGVTYAQSYAAAPGITEIPDEGEEALPAFGTTPLKLGSSGQDVYELQGRLKHLGYYAGAIDSQFGAKTKNAVTWFQWKFGLKSDGVVGAKTKLKLYNATTAWKPTEPKTSTAQKDTSSGTAAKKNDTANTNTAELSSGNTMGLSENDLKIMANAVYGESRGEPFEGQVAVAAVILNRVKSPSFPNTPSGVIFQPGAFTAVADGQIYLEPNEQARKAVQQALNGWDPSGGCLYYFNPKTATSKWIWSRPQVKTIGEHIFCM; encoded by the coding sequence ATGACAAAACATAAGCAGTGGATCTTTGCCGTATTAACCCTGGCCTTGGCCGCCGCACCGTTTGCCGGCGTATTCTTTGAAGATCGCGGCGTGACTTACGCCCAATCGTATGCAGCAGCACCAGGTATAACTGAAATTCCTGACGAAGGAGAAGAGGCTTTGCCCGCTTTCGGGACAACGCCGCTTAAACTTGGATCTTCCGGACAGGATGTGTATGAACTGCAGGGGAGACTTAAGCATCTTGGGTATTATGCCGGTGCTATTGACAGCCAGTTCGGAGCCAAGACCAAAAATGCCGTCACCTGGTTCCAGTGGAAATTCGGCTTGAAATCCGACGGAGTTGTTGGCGCCAAAACAAAGCTCAAACTGTACAATGCAACAACAGCCTGGAAACCTACGGAGCCTAAAACTTCTACCGCCCAAAAAGATACATCTTCCGGAACGGCGGCAAAAAAGAATGATACAGCCAATACGAATACAGCAGAGCTGTCTTCCGGCAACACGATGGGGCTGTCTGAAAATGATCTGAAAATCATGGCTAATGCCGTTTACGGTGAATCGCGCGGGGAGCCGTTTGAAGGACAGGTAGCGGTGGCGGCGGTTATTCTCAACCGGGTCAAATCGCCGAGCTTTCCCAATACGCCTTCGGGGGTGATTTTTCAACCGGGGGCCTTCACGGCTGTTGCTGACGGTCAGATCTATCTGGAGCCAAATGAACAGGCGCGCAAGGCAGTGCAGCAGGCGCTTAACGGCTGGGACCCTTCCGGCGGCTGCCTCTATTACTTCAATCCCAAGACAGCTACTTCCAAGTGGATATGGAGCCGTCCGCAGGTGAAGACGATAGGTGAGCATATTTTCTGTATGTAG
- a CDS encoding AraC family transcriptional regulator: MNLKDHIVLWNHALIEVIDIRKATFTSGEPPLLYRLPASTYMYVVRGTASVLIDEIPFEIGGAGVIHGGKGTTIKVLHTQDILNYYLILYRSTLNLPARRNLTALMERSRPFTEPYQFTPGNPLPLYEILTRMYGEWQKGGVLEHLHAKALFYQWVHELLRQLHAQDIQPLKADSLDQAVRYMHDSYSKPFTLDALAGALGTSPRTLSRLFRMRLQTSPAQYMIQIRMDKARELLLNTEATLHDIAVAVGYPDAYSFGKMFKKYFGSSPVRYKNSLHEAYKWPDVPTAVSAYDIVQEDTLRYIDDDNHYQYNLKGASPMFRTARPSLMLTLLLCFTIVLSACSGGTANNSAAGSSNTPSASPAATAAATTSPDNTSAEAQTRTISTVKGDIEVPANPQRVVVLYLLGDVLALGVKPIGVSDVSEGAAFESELKDVQKLGNWFEASPEVVLSLEPDLIIVPSEETYEALHDIAPTVLVPYEKMTTDERVGFIGQIFGKEDQAASLLDNFNAKVEDSKQKLQEAGILGSTISIMEGGADRSMVVVMSKQYGRGSQVIYEYLGMKAPELVQQKIDSTTDVGGESVSFEVLADYSGDYIFRSSYDGMADLTGDPLWNSIPAVKEGRMLEIDFGLSYYSDIYSLNAQLDFIVDNLLAAPRVK; encoded by the coding sequence ATGAATCTGAAGGACCATATCGTACTGTGGAACCATGCTTTAATAGAAGTTATTGATATCCGCAAGGCCACTTTCACTTCGGGAGAACCTCCGCTGCTGTACCGCCTTCCAGCCAGTACATATATGTATGTCGTCCGCGGCACTGCAAGTGTGCTTATAGATGAAATTCCATTTGAAATCGGCGGTGCCGGTGTGATTCACGGCGGTAAAGGCACGACGATTAAAGTGCTCCATACACAGGATATCCTGAATTATTACTTAATTTTGTACAGATCTACACTTAATCTTCCCGCACGCCGGAATCTTACAGCGCTTATGGAGCGCAGCAGGCCTTTTACCGAGCCCTATCAGTTCACCCCGGGCAATCCGCTGCCGCTGTACGAAATCCTGACACGGATGTATGGCGAATGGCAAAAAGGCGGCGTCCTCGAACATCTGCATGCCAAAGCCTTGTTCTATCAGTGGGTTCACGAGCTGCTCCGTCAGCTGCATGCGCAGGATATCCAGCCCCTCAAAGCGGATTCGCTGGACCAGGCAGTACGCTACATGCACGACAGTTACAGCAAACCCTTCACGCTGGATGCACTCGCCGGCGCACTCGGAACGAGCCCGAGAACATTATCGAGATTATTCCGGATGAGGCTTCAGACCAGCCCTGCCCAGTATATGATTCAGATCCGTATGGACAAAGCCCGTGAGCTGCTGCTGAACACAGAGGCCACACTGCATGATATTGCTGTTGCTGTCGGCTACCCGGATGCTTATTCCTTTGGGAAAATGTTCAAGAAGTACTTCGGCTCCTCGCCCGTAAGGTACAAAAATTCCTTGCATGAAGCATATAAATGGCCGGATGTGCCAACTGCCGTGTCCGCTTATGACATTGTCCAGGAAGACACTCTCCGATATATTGATGATGATAATCATTATCAATATAATCTAAAAGGAGCGTCACCCATGTTCAGAACCGCTAGACCATCCCTAATGCTTACCTTGTTGTTATGCTTCACCATAGTGTTAAGCGCATGTTCCGGAGGAACAGCCAATAACTCCGCTGCAGGCAGCAGCAATACGCCTTCCGCTTCTCCCGCAGCGACGGCAGCCGCTACAACATCTCCGGATAACACTTCAGCAGAAGCACAGACCCGGACCATCTCCACAGTCAAAGGAGACATAGAGGTTCCGGCCAATCCCCAGCGTGTGGTAGTACTGTATCTGCTGGGCGATGTCCTCGCGCTCGGGGTGAAACCGATTGGTGTATCCGATGTATCGGAAGGCGCGGCCTTTGAGAGCGAACTGAAGGATGTACAGAAGCTGGGCAACTGGTTCGAGGCTAGTCCTGAAGTTGTACTCTCGCTGGAGCCAGATCTGATTATTGTTCCTTCTGAGGAAACCTATGAAGCGCTGCATGACATTGCACCGACTGTGCTGGTTCCTTATGAGAAGATGACAACCGATGAGCGGGTCGGCTTTATTGGACAGATTTTTGGTAAGGAAGACCAGGCCGCCAGCCTGTTGGACAACTTCAATGCCAAAGTGGAAGACAGTAAGCAGAAGCTGCAGGAAGCTGGAATTCTCGGATCTACCATCTCCATTATGGAAGGCGGCGCAGACCGCAGTATGGTAGTGGTCATGAGCAAACAATACGGCCGGGGTTCACAGGTCATTTATGAATATCTTGGGATGAAGGCGCCTGAGCTTGTTCAGCAAAAAATCGATAGCACGACCGACGTTGGCGGTGAATCCGTCTCGTTTGAAGTACTGGCCGATTACAGCGGAGACTATATCTTCCGTTCTTCCTATGACGGGATGGCTGATCTGACCGGGGACCCGCTATGGAACAGCATTCCGGCTGTCAAAGAAGGACGAATGCTGGAGATCGACTTCGGATTATCCTATTATAGCGATATCTATTCGCTTAACGCCCAGCTTGATTTCATTGTTGACAACCTGCTTGCAGCCCCCCGGGTGAAGTAA
- a CDS encoding FtsK/SpoIIIE family DNA translocase — translation MAKKRKKKKKKALLGSVLKYEIYGILLITISVIALSGEAAVGRSLSSMAGYLLGRFYFVLPLAGIFYGLMVMIHRKWPSTWNSRYTGGLLLLLSMCLMSTISAMQQKLGPIGMLHPGNVLAQIHNDLSGSLSPGAGESSVYMLGKDISGGYIGALEYAALLWLFGNLGAKLLMIVLLAISFMLITNLSYVELFTLLRVRAVKLVEGIKLRSANRPAAVPVVPRATRNSTPPAPQPADDDDYYEDDEEENNQQLPRRAQPNLLGRVAGWFSGSARNEQQSGTEEHGDGELPDVILTEPRNGPIISGLAAGRGMPPEDLGEDDFPEEDVEPVTPIIRDFFEHIRSEGLNAEDREEWSEFSPAARGGAVIGAGDEALSSAAGYPAAEGESAEAGLPVELDGLLETAENGEVIPAIPPPPPPKPYKLPSFRLLAKPNNGGKAGDQNDYMQTARKLEATLESFGVRAKVLEVVRGPAVTRYEIQPDIGVKVSRIVNLTDDIALALAAKDIRMEAPIPGKSAIGIEVPNSEVSIVTMREVMETQIFQEAESRLSIAFGRDISGQTIIGNLAKMPHLLVAGATGSGKSVCINGIITSILYKAKPNEVKFLMVDPKMVELNVYNGIPHLLAPVVTDPKRASLALKKIVVEMEKRYELFSKSGTRNMEGYNTLMKDNPAAVLPYIVVIVDELADLMMVAANDVEDAICRLAQMARAAGIHLIIATQRPSVDVITGLIKANIPSRIAFGVSSNVDSRTILDMPGAEKLLGRGDMLFLPMGASKPIRVQGAFMSDQEVETIVQYVSSQGEANYDESLVPEVDDSISEDQEPQDELYEQAVQIVLEAKQASVSLLQRRMRVGYTRAARLIDAMEARSVIGPYEGSKPREVLMSLEQYQHSRISS, via the coding sequence GTGGCTAAAAAAAGAAAAAAGAAAAAGAAAAAAGCGCTGCTGGGCAGCGTTTTAAAATATGAAATCTATGGAATTCTGCTAATCACTATTTCTGTCATAGCATTGTCAGGTGAAGCGGCTGTTGGGCGCTCACTTTCAAGCATGGCGGGATATTTACTCGGCAGATTCTATTTTGTGCTGCCGCTGGCCGGCATTTTTTATGGTTTGATGGTCATGATTCACCGGAAATGGCCATCTACCTGGAACAGCAGATATACAGGCGGGCTATTGCTGCTGCTGTCCATGTGCCTGATGAGTACGATTTCGGCTATGCAGCAGAAGCTGGGGCCGATTGGAATGCTGCATCCGGGTAATGTGCTGGCCCAAATACATAATGACCTCTCGGGTTCACTGTCACCGGGCGCCGGTGAGAGCAGTGTGTACATGCTGGGCAAGGACATCAGCGGAGGATATATCGGAGCACTGGAGTATGCTGCTCTCCTGTGGCTGTTCGGCAATCTGGGCGCCAAGCTGCTTATGATTGTTCTGCTGGCGATCAGCTTCATGCTGATTACCAATCTGTCGTATGTGGAGCTGTTTACACTGCTCCGCGTAAGAGCGGTTAAGCTGGTGGAAGGAATCAAGCTCAGATCAGCTAACCGCCCTGCAGCGGTTCCGGTAGTGCCCAGAGCCACAAGGAACAGCACGCCTCCTGCACCGCAGCCGGCAGATGATGATGACTACTACGAAGACGATGAAGAAGAGAATAATCAACAGCTGCCCAGACGTGCACAGCCGAACCTGCTGGGAAGAGTGGCCGGCTGGTTCAGCGGCTCTGCCCGTAATGAGCAGCAGTCCGGGACGGAAGAGCATGGTGACGGGGAACTGCCGGATGTAATCCTGACAGAACCGCGCAACGGTCCGATTATATCCGGGCTTGCGGCTGGCAGGGGAATGCCGCCGGAGGATCTCGGCGAGGATGACTTCCCCGAGGAGGATGTGGAGCCGGTTACACCGATTATCCGCGACTTCTTCGAGCATATCCGCTCGGAAGGGCTGAATGCGGAGGACCGGGAGGAGTGGAGTGAGTTCTCTCCGGCTGCACGCGGCGGCGCTGTTATAGGCGCGGGAGATGAGGCTCTGTCCTCTGCTGCCGGATATCCTGCAGCGGAGGGTGAATCCGCTGAGGCCGGACTTCCGGTAGAGCTGGACGGGCTGCTGGAAACGGCAGAAAATGGCGAAGTGATTCCGGCAATTCCGCCACCGCCGCCTCCCAAACCGTACAAGCTGCCATCCTTCCGCCTGCTGGCGAAGCCCAACAACGGCGGCAAGGCTGGAGACCAGAATGACTACATGCAGACGGCCCGCAAGCTGGAAGCCACACTCGAGAGCTTCGGTGTCAGGGCGAAGGTGCTGGAAGTGGTCCGGGGCCCGGCTGTTACCCGGTATGAAATTCAGCCGGATATCGGTGTGAAGGTCAGCCGGATCGTCAATCTTACGGATGATATCGCGCTGGCGCTGGCAGCCAAGGATATCCGGATGGAAGCACCGATTCCGGGTAAGTCTGCCATCGGTATTGAAGTGCCGAACTCCGAAGTCTCAATTGTAACCATGCGTGAAGTAATGGAGACGCAGATTTTTCAGGAGGCAGAGTCGCGGTTATCGATTGCCTTCGGCCGGGATATATCCGGTCAGACGATTATTGGTAACCTGGCCAAGATGCCCCATTTGCTCGTAGCAGGAGCTACCGGTTCCGGTAAGTCTGTCTGCATTAACGGCATTATTACCAGCATCCTTTATAAAGCCAAGCCTAATGAAGTGAAGTTCCTCATGGTCGACCCTAAGATGGTCGAGCTGAATGTATATAATGGCATCCCACATCTGCTTGCTCCGGTGGTTACCGATCCCAAGCGGGCCAGTCTTGCCTTGAAGAAGATAGTGGTGGAGATGGAGAAGCGTTATGAGCTGTTCTCCAAGTCAGGCACGCGTAATATGGAAGGTTATAATACTCTAATGAAAGATAATCCTGCAGCGGTATTGCCCTACATTGTAGTAATTGTGGACGAGCTTGCCGATCTGATGATGGTGGCGGCGAATGATGTCGAGGACGCGATCTGCCGGCTTGCCCAGATGGCGCGGGCAGCGGGAATTCATCTGATCATCGCTACACAGCGTCCTTCCGTGGACGTCATTACCGGACTGATTAAGGCGAATATTCCTTCGCGGATAGCTTTCGGAGTGTCGTCGAATGTGGATTCACGGACGATTCTGGATATGCCGGGTGCAGAGAAGCTGCTGGGACGGGGGGATATGCTGTTCCTGCCAATGGGAGCTTCCAAGCCGATCCGTGTCCAGGGCGCGTTCATGAGCGATCAGGAAGTCGAAACGATCGTGCAGTATGTAAGCAGCCAGGGTGAAGCGAATTATGATGAATCCCTTGTCCCTGAGGTTGATGACTCCATATCGGAAGACCAGGAACCGCAGGATGAATTATATGAACAGGCCGTCCAGATTGTGCTGGAAGCCAAGCAGGCCTCGGTGTCGCTGCTTCAGCGGCGCATGCGCGTCGGTTACACCCGTGCTGCACGGTTAATCGATGCCATGGAGGCCAGAAGCGTGATCGGGCCTTACGAGGGCAGCAAGCCGCGTGAGGTGCTGATGTCCCTCGAACAGTATCAGCATAGCAGAATCAGTTCATAA
- a CDS encoding YlzJ-like family protein has product MTFYTILPMEQVFEGALNYALPVQEISYQGMLMQVEPLEGGQARIVRLLQCPLHRYLDAALSPGAVIHLNN; this is encoded by the coding sequence ATGACCTTTTATACAATTCTGCCGATGGAGCAGGTGTTTGAGGGCGCTCTTAATTATGCGCTGCCGGTGCAGGAGATCAGCTATCAGGGGATGCTGATGCAGGTTGAACCGCTTGAAGGCGGTCAGGCGCGGATTGTCAGGCTGCTGCAGTGTCCGCTGCACAGATATCTGGATGCTGCCCTGTCCCCCGGGGCGGTCATTCATCTGAACAATTAA
- a CDS encoding ClpP family protease → MDFTEASMNSGKNEEILPDGIKPGVNEPVPPGPVGVLKELGQTAVPTGEPDIFCMTIIGQIEGHFVLPPHNKTTKYEHIIPQLVAAEQNKNIKGLLIILNTVGGDVEAGLAIAEMIASLSKPTVTVVIGGGHSIGVPIAVSSSYSIIAESATMTIHPIRMNGLVIGVPQTFEYMERMQERMVKFVTSHSRITESQFKDLMFKTGELNRDIGTAVGGQDAVKYGLMDEVGGIGAALAQLNKMIAANTSLSPDHLPPGGLTQ, encoded by the coding sequence ATGGACTTCACAGAAGCAAGCATGAACAGCGGTAAGAACGAAGAGATTCTGCCTGATGGGATTAAACCGGGGGTCAATGAACCTGTACCACCAGGGCCGGTAGGGGTGCTGAAGGAACTGGGGCAAACGGCGGTGCCTACGGGGGAGCCGGATATTTTCTGCATGACGATTATCGGCCAGATCGAAGGACATTTCGTATTGCCGCCGCATAACAAAACTACGAAATATGAACACATCATTCCCCAGCTGGTTGCCGCCGAGCAGAATAAGAATATCAAAGGGCTGCTGATTATCCTGAATACCGTCGGAGGGGATGTGGAGGCCGGACTGGCCATTGCCGAGATGATTGCCTCCTTGTCCAAGCCAACTGTGACCGTGGTAATCGGCGGCGGCCACAGCATAGGCGTTCCGATCGCCGTATCCTCCAGCTACTCTATCATTGCCGAGAGTGCAACGATGACGATTCATCCGATCCGGATGAACGGTCTCGTGATCGGGGTGCCGCAAACCTTCGAATATATGGAGCGGATGCAGGAGCGGATGGTTAAATTTGTAACTTCACATTCCCGCATCACAGAGTCGCAGTTCAAAGACCTGATGTTCAAAACCGGCGAGCTGAACCGTGACATCGGTACCGCTGTCGGCGGGCAGGATGCCGTGAAATACGGTCTTATGGACGAGGTGGGCGGCATAGGAGCTGCTCTGGCCCAGCTGAACAAAATGATTGCCGCAAACACATCACTTTCGCCTGATCATCTTCCGCCGGGAGGGCTGACTCAATGA
- a CDS encoding anti-sigma factor produces MTAPWEGQEDENLAQALKKAKHKSLIRSIVISLLVTILTLSVVFFGAAKLVERRSAEAHYSEWRYLMISSPNEYPSGFRDNRGFLSGVLEMSTYKIIEGVPVPWNEKWFNYNEWWFPFATGAYGGTTNLQESAPPGNPDSQAFRRQYNPHNGQKEMAYYIPGVKYSGAILNDLNLLTRMEPEELAEMALSFDKPYSFEEVNSMLPREARPVWYWVDTYDESSWFNLKPHEDGEGVMVNPQPMSSSAGVYGFGTGPNSDEVLPEDFLEMLQTGLQHKDYYSEYSRINQYLKKDKAEPDTADIRILGVVVTGSAAGLKSLNGQPYIRGAVLGAVADPH; encoded by the coding sequence ATGACGGCACCATGGGAAGGACAAGAGGATGAGAATCTGGCCCAAGCACTGAAAAAAGCCAAACATAAAAGCTTAATCCGCAGTATTGTTATTTCGCTTCTGGTTACTATTCTAACATTGTCCGTAGTGTTCTTCGGTGCGGCGAAGCTTGTGGAGCGCCGGTCCGCAGAGGCCCATTACAGCGAGTGGAGATATTTAATGATCAGCAGTCCCAATGAATATCCTTCAGGCTTTAGGGATAACCGTGGATTTTTGTCGGGAGTACTGGAGATGAGCACTTACAAAATCATTGAAGGTGTACCCGTCCCCTGGAATGAGAAATGGTTCAATTACAACGAGTGGTGGTTTCCTTTTGCCACTGGCGCTTATGGCGGCACAACCAATCTGCAGGAGTCAGCGCCTCCGGGAAATCCGGACAGCCAGGCGTTCAGACGGCAGTATAACCCGCATAACGGCCAGAAGGAGATGGCTTACTACATTCCAGGTGTGAAATATAGTGGTGCTATTCTGAATGACCTTAACCTGCTCACCAGAATGGAACCGGAGGAACTGGCGGAGATGGCGCTGTCTTTTGACAAACCCTATTCCTTTGAAGAGGTGAACAGCATGCTTCCCCGGGAGGCCAGACCCGTATGGTATTGGGTGGATACCTATGATGAATCCTCCTGGTTCAATCTGAAACCCCATGAGGACGGGGAGGGTGTAATGGTGAATCCGCAGCCGATGTCATCTTCCGCAGGCGTATACGGCTTTGGAACGGGGCCAAACAGCGACGAGGTACTGCCGGAGGACTTTCTCGAAATGCTTCAAACGGGACTGCAACATAAGGATTATTACAGCGAGTACAGCCGGATCAACCAGTACCTCAAAAAGGATAAAGCTGAACCTGATACCGCAGATATCCGGATTCTGGGAGTTGTTGTCACCGGCTCTGCCGCCGGTCTGAAGAGCTTGAATGGACAACCTTATATCCGGGGGGCAGTGCTTGGTGCTGTAGCAGACCCGCATTAA
- a CDS encoding RNA polymerase sigma factor, with the protein MGAGNKEQLLQSKMAEIRRYLIRLGAGSADAEDIVQDTVYKALLYVDGIDGHKFSAWLYKVAINSYYDLCRRQARFRYSEEIHDYEAPESELPESILLRQEQRVLIEKILGRMNPANRQLILLKYELEFSYKQIAALLGVTEGTVKASLYRARQQFQHIYGGEAE; encoded by the coding sequence GTGGGGGCTGGAAACAAAGAGCAGCTGCTCCAATCCAAAATGGCAGAAATACGCAGATATTTAATCCGGCTGGGTGCCGGAAGTGCAGATGCGGAAGACATCGTACAGGATACAGTATACAAAGCCTTGCTGTATGTTGACGGGATTGACGGGCATAAGTTCAGTGCCTGGCTCTATAAGGTAGCGATTAACAGCTATTATGATCTTTGCCGGAGGCAGGCCCGGTTCCGGTATTCCGAAGAAATTCATGATTATGAAGCGCCGGAGAGCGAACTTCCGGAATCCATTCTGCTGAGGCAGGAGCAAAGAGTACTGATTGAGAAGATTCTTGGCAGGATGAATCCGGCGAACCGCCAGCTGATTCTGCTGAAATATGAACTGGAGTTCTCCTACAAACAAATTGCTGCGCTCTTGGGAGTCACAGAAGGGACAGTAAAGGCTTCCCTATACCGTGCCAGGCAGCAGTTTCAACACATTTATGGAGGTGAGGCTGAATGA